From a region of the Maridesulfovibrio frigidus DSM 17176 genome:
- a CDS encoding DUF6765 family protein encodes MQKDMHYFGTYAIARAAGIKPEDAQVIASAAQFVDDNSTIKKIDFEDKGSLNSRPTAHGKLGAWKNMFPRFQREVWIPFHFLPGGSGEDFLSKIECQQDSDIAKEMVQNHLNHNDDDIYKQLLGITAHVYADTFSHYGFSGLSSNKNDIDVESIKLSKSTNDKYITSISKRSQLKKQGLRAGRAVSRCLGKTLGQIAECISNDLGHGGVYTYPDAPFLEWSFNFEDGRPSNRKNSESFLLGCEALYKMFRESCIIKPELYAGNHKDFTQIKASLKDILEFNGDEDERIKNWKDKFSNESANFTEVSESFRNYLGDSWNKERTKLDNSANSTQLLKSNVFNFYKAASYHRHYVLRDLLPEHGIVVF; translated from the coding sequence ATGCAAAAAGACATGCACTACTTTGGTACTTATGCAATTGCACGTGCAGCAGGAATAAAACCTGAAGATGCGCAGGTTATTGCTTCGGCCGCTCAGTTTGTTGATGATAACTCCACAATAAAAAAAATAGATTTTGAAGACAAAGGTTCACTAAATTCAAGACCTACTGCCCACGGAAAACTTGGAGCATGGAAAAACATGTTCCCTAGATTTCAACGTGAAGTGTGGATACCATTTCATTTTTTGCCAGGTGGAAGTGGAGAAGATTTTTTGAGCAAAATTGAATGTCAGCAAGACAGCGATATTGCGAAGGAAATGGTCCAGAACCATTTAAATCATAATGATGATGATATTTACAAACAGCTTCTAGGAATCACAGCACATGTTTATGCTGACACATTTTCTCACTATGGATTTTCAGGGCTGAGTTCAAATAAAAATGATATAGACGTAGAGAGCATTAAACTTTCAAAATCTACTAATGATAAATATATAACAAGCATTTCTAAAAGATCTCAATTAAAGAAACAAGGCCTTAGAGCTGGAAGAGCGGTTTCACGGTGTTTGGGTAAAACCTTAGGCCAAATAGCTGAGTGCATCTCTAATGATTTAGGGCACGGTGGAGTATACACATATCCAGACGCTCCATTTCTTGAGTGGAGCTTTAATTTTGAAGACGGGCGGCCAAGCAATAGAAAAAACAGCGAATCTTTTCTACTCGGTTGTGAGGCTCTTTATAAAATGTTCAGAGAATCTTGCATAATAAAACCAGAGCTTTATGCTGGAAATCATAAAGATTTCACTCAAATAAAAGCATCCCTAAAAGATATACTTGAATTCAATGGAGATGAAGACGAAAGGATTAAAAATTGGAAAGATAAATTTTCCAATGAAAGTGCAAATTTCACAGAGGTAAGTGAATCATTTCGTAACTACCTAGGTGATTCGTGGAATAAAGAAAGAACTAAACTGGATAACAGCGCTAATTCTACTCAACTTTTGAAGTCTAACGTATTTAATTTTTACAAGGCTGCTTCGTACCACAGGCATTATGTATTGAGAGACTTATTGCCAGAGCATGGCATCGTAGTTTTTTAA
- a CDS encoding diguanylate cyclase, whose amino-acid sequence MVKKIIECTTRPTKVLIVEDSMTFAGILKRCIKSSLDVESLVFVDYASTEEYLNNNECEFFAALLDINLPDAPNGEVVDLVVGKKIPSIVFTGELSDDLRDIMWAKRIVDYVPKENFGNIEHVINLVDRLRKNINTKVLVVDDSSTSRNLCRALLDVCNFQVIEAVNGQEGLDLVNSDDEIRLVIADHYMPVMDGLTLVKEIRRKFSKSRLPIIGLSGVGGATTSAYFLKAGANDYIHKPFLTEEFYCRVSHNIENSEYITTIKKMSDNDYLTGIYNRRSFFKYGEKLFSQQQRSGATLVAAMIDIDEFKACNDKYGHIIGDEVIKVVADLLNNRFRKGDVVSRFGGEEFCVLCADMKADEIQQVFESVRDDIEKRTIVVGKHEILLTVSIGVCAKTMSSLDEMIEVSDKKLYEAKNKGRNQVCYSA is encoded by the coding sequence ATGGTTAAAAAGATAATCGAGTGCACTACTCGGCCTACGAAAGTTCTTATAGTTGAAGACAGTATGACTTTTGCAGGTATTCTCAAAAGATGCATAAAATCTAGCCTAGATGTTGAAAGTTTAGTTTTCGTCGATTACGCTAGTACTGAAGAATATCTAAATAATAACGAATGTGAATTTTTTGCAGCCTTGCTCGATATAAATCTACCTGATGCTCCTAACGGAGAGGTTGTGGATCTTGTCGTGGGCAAGAAGATACCTTCTATAGTTTTTACAGGTGAGCTTAGTGACGATCTACGAGATATTATGTGGGCCAAACGTATAGTTGACTATGTACCCAAAGAAAACTTCGGAAACATTGAGCATGTCATAAATTTAGTGGACAGGCTTAGAAAGAATATAAATACTAAGGTTCTTGTCGTAGATGATTCCAGTACTAGTCGAAATCTTTGCCGAGCCTTACTCGATGTATGCAACTTTCAGGTAATAGAAGCTGTGAATGGGCAAGAAGGTTTAGATCTTGTTAATTCTGATGATGAGATCCGTCTTGTTATTGCTGACCATTATATGCCTGTAATGGATGGCTTGACTCTTGTAAAAGAAATTCGGCGTAAATTTTCCAAATCTCGTCTTCCTATAATCGGATTATCCGGGGTCGGAGGAGCAACTACTTCTGCTTATTTTTTGAAAGCCGGGGCTAATGATTATATTCATAAGCCGTTTCTTACCGAAGAATTTTACTGTAGAGTTTCACATAACATTGAAAACTCTGAGTATATCACCACTATTAAAAAAATGTCTGATAATGACTATCTTACAGGTATTTATAATAGGCGCTCATTTTTTAAATATGGTGAAAAACTTTTCTCTCAGCAGCAGCGCAGTGGTGCTACTTTAGTCGCTGCCATGATCGACATTGATGAATTCAAAGCCTGTAATGACAAGTATGGACATATTATTGGAGATGAAGTCATTAAGGTTGTTGCTGATTTGCTGAACAATCGTTTTCGCAAGGGTGATGTTGTGTCTCGCTTCGGGGGTGAGGAATTTTGTGTGCTGTGCGCTGATATGAAGGCTGATGAAATCCAACAGGTTTTTGAAAGCGTGAGGGATGACATTGAGAAGCGGACCATCGTAGTGGGTAAGCATGAGATTCTTTTAACAGTAAGTATTGGTGTTTGTGCCAAGACTATGTCTTCTCTAGATGAGATGATCGAAGTTTCTGATAAAAAATTATATGAAGCCAAAAATAAAGGACGTAATCAGGTCTGTTACAGCGCTTAA